Proteins co-encoded in one Hymenobacter swuensis DY53 genomic window:
- the moaA gene encoding GTP 3',8-cyclase MoaA produces MSASVSSVLFDNHGRPLEYLRLAVTDRCNLRCFYCMPEEGIKYLPKQELLTYEEMERLVAIMAGLGVRKVRLTGGEPFVRRDLVPFMDRLSQIPGIEELTMTTNGVLTAPHVPEMARMGLKAVNLSLDTLDRARFASITRRDELPRVLDTFYALLAAGIRLKINAVVMDGQNTQDLLPLAELTRDLPVDVRFIEEMPFNGGSHDAASLPWNHHRIREHLQLNLGELTPVPTRSGDTASHYTVAGHQGRLGIIAAYSRTFCGTCNRIRLTAEGGLKTCLYDQGVLDIRALLRGGSSDEQIAEALKLAFRNRAANGFEAESQRPLHQLSFESMSTIGG; encoded by the coding sequence GCTTCTGTATCTTCTGTTCTGTTTGATAACCATGGTCGCCCGCTGGAATACCTGCGGCTGGCCGTCACGGACCGGTGCAACCTACGCTGCTTCTACTGCATGCCCGAGGAGGGTATCAAGTACCTGCCCAAGCAGGAGTTGCTGACCTACGAGGAAATGGAGCGGCTGGTGGCCATCATGGCCGGTCTGGGCGTGCGCAAAGTGCGCCTGACGGGCGGGGAGCCGTTCGTGCGCCGCGACCTGGTGCCGTTTATGGACCGCCTCAGCCAGATTCCGGGCATTGAGGAACTGACCATGACCACTAACGGCGTGCTCACCGCGCCCCACGTGCCCGAGATGGCCCGCATGGGCCTGAAAGCCGTAAACCTGAGCCTCGACACCCTCGACCGCGCCCGGTTCGCCAGCATCACCCGCCGCGACGAGTTGCCCCGCGTGCTCGACACGTTCTATGCGCTATTGGCAGCCGGCATTCGGTTGAAAATCAACGCAGTGGTGATGGACGGGCAGAACACCCAGGACCTGCTGCCTTTGGCCGAGCTAACCCGCGACCTGCCCGTGGATGTGCGTTTCATCGAGGAAATGCCCTTCAACGGCGGCAGCCATGATGCAGCCTCATTGCCTTGGAACCACCACCGCATCCGCGAGCATCTGCAGTTGAACCTGGGCGAGTTGACCCCGGTACCTACCCGCTCCGGCGACACGGCCTCGCACTACACCGTGGCTGGCCACCAGGGCCGCCTGGGCATCATTGCGGCCTACTCGCGCACCTTCTGTGGCACCTGCAACCGCATCCGCCTCACGGCCGAGGGCGGCCTCAAAACCTGCCTCTACGACCAGGGCGTGCTCGATATCCGGGCCCTGCTACGCGGCGGCTCCTCCGATGAGCAGATTGCTGAAGCCCTGAAATTGGCGTTCCGCAACCGCGCCGCCAACGGCTTCGAGGCCGAAAGCCAGCGCCCCCTGCACCAGCTCAGCTTCGAGTCGATGAGCACGATTGGAGGGTAG
- a CDS encoding DUF1294 domain-containing protein, with translation MNILLSCLLFCNLLCFLLFALDKRKAQRNQRRIAEKTLHLATLPGAAIGAWAAIFLLHHKNRKAAFWSVTLALTLLQGAALYFTWPYFQASF, from the coding sequence ATGAATATACTTTTGAGCTGCTTGTTGTTCTGCAACCTGCTATGCTTTCTGCTTTTCGCCTTGGATAAGCGGAAAGCCCAGCGCAACCAGCGCCGCATTGCCGAAAAAACGCTGCACCTCGCTACGCTGCCGGGCGCGGCGATTGGCGCATGGGCGGCAATTTTCCTGCTGCACCATAAAAATCGTAAAGCCGCTTTCTGGAGCGTTACCCTGGCGCTGACGCTGCTACAAGGTGCGGCTCTCTATTTCACGTG